Within the Candidatus Anaeroferrophillus wilburensis genome, the region CCAGTGCCATCGCTTCCGCCTCGGCGCTCACCGAGTTGATCAAGGGGAAGACCCTGGAAGAAGCGGAAAAGATCACCAACCAGGAAATTGCCAACTACCTGGGCGGCCTGCCAAAGGAAAAAATGCACTGCTCGGTCATGGGCCAGGAAGCCCTGGAACAGGCGATTGCTTCTTATCGTGGAACCCCCACTAAGGAGGTTGAAGGTACGGTTGTCTGTGAGTGCTTCGGGGTAACCGACCTGGAAATTGAGCGGGCGGTGCGGGAAAACAGCCTGAAATCCGTTGAGGATGTCACCAACTACACCAAGGCCGGCGGCGGCTGTGAACGCTGCCATGGGGCAATTCTGGAGCTGATTGCCAAAATCCAGGGGGAGACGGTTCCTGAAGCGCCAAAGCCGCTCACCAATATCCAGAAAATCAAATTGATTGAAGAAACCATTGAACGGGAGATCCGCCCTTCTCTCCGGCAGGATGGCGGCAACATCGAGCTGGTGGATGTCATCGGCAACCGGGTTCAGGTGGCCACTCGGGGGGCCTGCGCCTCCTGCCCTTCAGCACCAATCACCATGAAAAATCTGGTGGAAGCTAAATTGCGTGAGTTTGTCTCTCCGGATCTGGTGGTTGAGGAGGTTTCCTCATGACTCCGGTCTATGTCGACAACAACGCCACCACCCAGGTCGCCCCGGAAGTTTTGGCAACCATGCTGCCCTATTTTCGTGAATACTACGGCAACCCTTCCAGCATGCATAATTTTGGCGGCCAGGTTGGGCCAAAGGTTCGCCAGGCCCGACAGCAGGTGGCCGAGCTCATCGGCGCTGCAGCCGACGAAATCATCTTTACCAGCTGCGGCTCCGAAAGTGACAACACCGCCATTCGATCGGCCCTCTCCTGCTATCCTGAACGGCGCCACATCGTCATCAGCCGGGTGGAACACCCGGCTATCAGATCATTGGGTACCACCCTGGCCAAGCAGGGCTACCGAGTCACTGAAATACCGGTTGACAGCCGCGGGCACCTGGATATGGCGCGACTGCAGGAAAGCCTGACCCCTGATACAGCCATTGTTTCCATCATGTGGGCCAATAATGAAACCGGAGTGATCTTTCCCATCGAAGAGATTGCCGAGCTGGTTCATCGCCAGGGGATCATGTTCCATACCGATGCCGTCCAGGCGGTGGGTAAAATCCCCATCAACCTGCGCCAGACTCCCATTGACATGCTTTCCCTTTCCGGACACAAGCTCCATGCTCCCAAGGGAACCGGGGCCCTCTACGTTCGCAAGGGGACAAAGTTCTCCCCCTTCCTGATTGGCGGCCACCAGGAACGGGGCCGGCGGGCCGGAACCGAAAATGTTCCAGGCATTATCGGCCTGGGCAGGGGATGTCAGCTGGCGGCTGATAACCTTGAGCGGGAAAACACCTTCGTCAGGGAACTGCGTGATCACCTGGAGCATGAGCTCCTGCGCCTGGTTCCCAACGCGGTCGTCAATGGCGACCACGATCAGCGGCTGCCGAACACCAGCAATATCAGCTTCGAGTTTGTCGAGGGAGAGAGCATCCTGCTGATGCTTAATGAGTTCAATATCTGCGCCTCTTCAGGATCAGCCTGCACCTCCGGCTCGCTGGAACCATCCCATGTCATCCGCGCCATGGGGGTTCCTTTTACCATGGCCCACGGCTCCATCCGTTTTAGCCTCAGCGTCTACAATACCCGGGAAGAAATTGATTTCATCATTGACAAGCTGCCGCCGATTATTGAACGGTTACGCCTCATGTCACCTTTCGGCAATTCCGGGGTAAAAGCCTGCACCTGTCAATAAACACCGGATGACAGATCCCCACGATCTGGGAAGGGGTAAAGAGTATGAACGACGTTTCCACTCCGGAGCAGTGCATCAACCGGCTGGAGATCTCCGGCCAGTACCGTCAGGAGATCCCGGCGGTTGTCGAGCAGCTGGTGGAAACCTGCAAAAGCGGGGAGTGCTATGAACACCTGGCTCCGGAACCGATTCCTTCCCGCGAGGCGACCATCGCCATCATCCACCAAACCAGAAAAATCCTCTTCCCCGGCTATTTTACCCGCTTGCGGATCGACCCGGTCAATATCGAGTATTACCTTGGCCAGGAAGTATCCACCCTCCACGAGATGCTCACCGAGCAGATTATCCTGGCGGTACGGCACAACTGCCTCCGCTACCATGAATCGTGCAGTCAATGCGAGGTCCGCGGCCACGAAGCTGCCCTGGCCTTTGTCCGGGAGCTTCCCCAGCTGCGGACCATGCTGGCTGAAGATGTGCGGGCGTCCATGGAAGGCGACCCGGCGGCCCAGAGCATCGATGAAGTGATTTTCAGCTATCCGGGACTGTTTGCGATCACCATCTATCGTCTGGCCCACCTGCTGCGCCATCTTGACGTTCCCCTGCTGCCGCGGATGATGACTGAATATGCCCACAGCAAAACCGGCATCGACATCAATCCTGGTGCCCATATCGGCGACTATTTTTTCATCGACCACGGTACCGGCATCGTCATCGGCGAAACCACGACAATCGGCAGCCGGGTAAGAATCTACCAGGGGGTCACCCTGGGAGCCCTGTCACTGCCAAAAGATGCCGGCATCAGCCTGCGCAATCAGAAGCGCCACCCCACCATTGAAGACGATGTCATCATCTATTCAGGCGCCACCATCCTGGGAGGGGAGACGGTCATTGGTGCCCGCTCGGTCATTGGCGGCAACGTCTGGATCACCCAGTCCGTCCCTCCGGACACCAAGGTGCTGCTGAAAAATCCTGAGTTGGTTCACTGTACCAATGACAGCTGAGCAGCGGCCGCCAACCCTCTCCAACCATCACTGACTGCTTCTTCGCCCCTGTTTGACATCCACACCAGCCGGGCTATACTACCTTCTATACCGTCATGGTGCTGATTTTTTCAAAACCTTGACTTAGATCAATGTTTTAGTTTGGCTACTGTGTCAACTGTAGCAGGAGTCGGAAGGCCCCCCCCAACCTCATTCACCCGGAGATTTACTATGCCGTTGCCCGGAAATCTGCTGACCACGGCGATGGCCGTTATGCCCCACACCGATATCGATCAGGCGCTCAAGCTGGCCCTCTCGCTGGACATTCCCTTCTGGCCCCAGCTGCCGCTCTATAACTACTATGAAGACATGTATGTCCAGGCGGCGGAACATTTTCCCGGCATCATTCTTGACTTGGAAAAGCATACCCTCAGATTCTCGACCGAGAAGTTCATCAACGAACTGGAAGAAACGTTAAACCACTTTGATGAACCGGACTATTTTGATGTCAGCAAACAGTATTCCGCCGTTTACAACAAATTTCTTTCCCTTGACCTTGCCGGCTACCCGGCCATCCGCGGCCAGCTGGAAGGGCCGGTAAGTTTCGGTTTTTTTGTCAAGGATGAAAACGACCGGCCGATTCTGTTCAACGATACCGTCCGC harbors:
- a CDS encoding serine acetyltransferase, whose protein sequence is MNDVSTPEQCINRLEISGQYRQEIPAVVEQLVETCKSGECYEHLAPEPIPSREATIAIIHQTRKILFPGYFTRLRIDPVNIEYYLGQEVSTLHEMLTEQIILAVRHNCLRYHESCSQCEVRGHEAALAFVRELPQLRTMLAEDVRASMEGDPAAQSIDEVIFSYPGLFAITIYRLAHLLRHLDVPLLPRMMTEYAHSKTGIDINPGAHIGDYFFIDHGTGIVIGETTTIGSRVRIYQGVTLGALSLPKDAGISLRNQKRHPTIEDDVIIYSGATILGGETVIGARSVIGGNVWITQSVPPDTKVLLKNPELVHCTNDS
- the nifU gene encoding Fe-S cluster assembly protein NifU, yielding MWEYTDKVREHFLNPKNVGEIEHPDGVGDVGSIACGDALHLTFKLDDQGRIADAKFKTFGCASAIASASALTELIKGKTLEEAEKITNQEIANYLGGLPKEKMHCSVMGQEALEQAIASYRGTPTKEVEGTVVCECFGVTDLEIERAVRENSLKSVEDVTNYTKAGGGCERCHGAILELIAKIQGETVPEAPKPLTNIQKIKLIEETIEREIRPSLRQDGGNIELVDVIGNRVQVATRGACASCPSAPITMKNLVEAKLREFVSPDLVVEEVSS
- the nifS gene encoding cysteine desulfurase NifS encodes the protein MTPVYVDNNATTQVAPEVLATMLPYFREYYGNPSSMHNFGGQVGPKVRQARQQVAELIGAAADEIIFTSCGSESDNTAIRSALSCYPERRHIVISRVEHPAIRSLGTTLAKQGYRVTEIPVDSRGHLDMARLQESLTPDTAIVSIMWANNETGVIFPIEEIAELVHRQGIMFHTDAVQAVGKIPINLRQTPIDMLSLSGHKLHAPKGTGALYVRKGTKFSPFLIGGHQERGRRAGTENVPGIIGLGRGCQLAADNLERENTFVRELRDHLEHELLRLVPNAVVNGDHDQRLPNTSNISFEFVEGESILLMLNEFNICASSGSACTSGSLEPSHVIRAMGVPFTMAHGSIRFSLSVYNTREEIDFIIDKLPPIIERLRLMSPFGNSGVKACTCQ